In the Klebsiella aerogenes KCTC 2190 genome, one interval contains:
- the dhaM gene encoding dihydroxyacetone kinase phosphoryl donor subunit DhaM: MVNLVIVSHSARLGEGVGELARQMLMNDGCKLAIAAGIDDPDNPIGTDPIKVMEAIESVADTDHVLVMMDIGSALLSAETALDLLDPAMAAKVRLCAAPLVEGTLAATVSAASGAGIDKVIADAMNALEAKRVQLGLPSHTPDAAAPTLADDGDAKSVSVIINNHNGLHVRPASKLVAALAGFNADLVLEKNGKCVTPDSLNQIALLQVRRHDKLRLLARGPDADAALAAFQALAADNFGESPEAQPTAEPAIPARVEGAALLYPLAPIQPALPAAADVAREQQRLRQAIDQTLADLNALTELAENKFNADIAAIFAGHHTLLDDEDLFDAANDRLLTEQCSAEWAWHQVLMELSQQYRQLDDAYLQARYIDIDDILQRTLRHLQGIKETLPFASEPTIIIADNIYPSTVLQLDASQVTGLCLRDGSEQAHGAIIARAAGIAWLCQQGEALNDIQPGEAITLDMRQQRLIRR, translated from the coding sequence ATGGTAAACCTAGTTATTGTTTCTCATAGCGCCCGGCTGGGCGAAGGTGTCGGAGAACTGGCCCGGCAGATGTTAATGAACGATGGCTGTAAGCTGGCGATCGCCGCCGGGATCGACGATCCCGACAACCCGATCGGCACCGATCCGATTAAAGTCATGGAGGCGATCGAATCCGTCGCCGATACCGACCATGTACTGGTGATGATGGATATCGGCAGCGCCCTGCTCAGCGCCGAAACCGCACTCGATCTGCTCGATCCGGCGATGGCGGCAAAAGTGCGGCTGTGCGCCGCGCCGCTGGTCGAAGGGACGCTGGCGGCCACCGTCAGCGCCGCCTCCGGCGCCGGAATCGACAAAGTTATCGCCGATGCCATGAACGCCCTGGAAGCCAAGCGGGTTCAGCTGGGTTTACCTTCGCACACGCCTGACGCCGCCGCCCCAACGCTTGCTGACGACGGCGATGCTAAATCGGTTTCAGTCATTATTAACAATCACAACGGCCTGCACGTGCGTCCGGCATCAAAGCTGGTCGCCGCGCTGGCGGGTTTTAACGCCGACCTGGTGCTGGAGAAAAACGGCAAATGCGTCACCCCGGACAGTCTGAATCAAATCGCTCTGCTGCAGGTGCGCCGCCACGATAAGCTGCGCCTGCTGGCCCGCGGTCCGGACGCCGATGCCGCGCTGGCGGCGTTTCAGGCGCTAGCCGCCGATAACTTCGGCGAGTCGCCGGAGGCGCAGCCGACAGCGGAACCCGCCATACCTGCGCGTGTTGAAGGCGCGGCGCTGCTTTATCCGCTGGCGCCGATCCAACCGGCGCTCCCCGCCGCCGCCGACGTTGCTCGCGAGCAGCAGCGCCTGCGCCAGGCGATCGACCAGACGCTGGCCGATCTCAATGCGCTCACCGAGCTGGCGGAAAACAAATTTAACGCCGATATCGCGGCGATCTTCGCCGGTCATCACACCTTGCTCGACGATGAAGATCTGTTTGATGCCGCCAACGATCGCCTGCTCACCGAACAGTGCTCGGCGGAATGGGCGTGGCATCAGGTGCTGATGGAGCTCAGCCAGCAGTATCGTCAGCTGGATGACGCCTATCTGCAGGCCCGTTATATCGATATCGACGATATTCTGCAGCGCACGCTGCGCCATCTGCAGGGTATAAAGGAGACGCTGCCATTCGCCAGTGAGCCGACGATTATTATCGCCGACAATATTTATCCCTCGACTGTACTCCAACTGGATGCCAGCCAGGTCACCGGCCTGTGCCTGCGCGACGGCAGCGAACAGGCCCACGGCGCGATTATCGCCCGCGCGGCGGGGATCGCCTGGCTATGCCAGCAGGGCGAAGCGCTGAATGATATTCAGCCTGGCGAAGCCATCACGCTCGATATGCGTCAGCAACGTCTTATTCGTCGCTAA
- a CDS encoding glycerone kinase codes for MSQFFFNQRASLVNDVIEGTIIASPWNNLARLESDPAIRVVVRRDLNKNNVAVISGGGSGHEPAHVGFIGKGMLTAAVCGDLFASPSVDAVLTAIQAVTGEAGCLLIVKNYTGDRLNFGLAAEKARRLGYNVEMLIVGDDISLPDNKQPRGIAGTILVHKVAGYFAERGFNLATVLREAQYAANHTASIGVALASCHLPQEAESAPRHQPGHAELGMGIHGEPGASTIATHNSAEIMQIMVEKLTAALPETGRLAVMLNNLGGVSVAEMAILTRELANTPLHARIDWLIGPASLVTALDMKGFSLTTIVLEESIEKALLSDVETASWQKPVQPRAVNIMPSALASARVAFTPSANPQVGDFVAQVTSTLSGLETHLNALDAKVGDGDTGSTFAAGAREIAALLQRQQLPLNDLPTLFALIGERLTVVMGGSSGVLMSIFFTAAGQKLEQGASMAEALNAGLGQMKFYGGADEGDRTMIDALQPALAALLAEPDNLQAAFVAAQAGADRTCQSSKAGAGRASYLNSESLLGNMDPGAHAVAMVFKALAEH; via the coding sequence ATGTCTCAATTCTTTTTTAACCAGCGCGCCAGCCTCGTTAACGACGTGATCGAGGGAACCATTATTGCCAGCCCGTGGAACAACCTCGCCAGGCTGGAGAGCGACCCGGCGATCCGTGTAGTGGTACGCCGCGATCTGAATAAAAACAACGTGGCGGTGATTTCCGGCGGCGGCTCCGGCCATGAACCGGCGCACGTCGGCTTTATTGGTAAAGGCATGCTGACCGCTGCGGTCTGCGGCGATCTGTTCGCCTCGCCGAGCGTCGATGCGGTACTCACCGCGATTCAGGCGGTGACCGGCGAGGCGGGCTGTCTGCTGATCGTCAAAAACTACACCGGCGATCGGCTTAACTTCGGCCTCGCGGCAGAGAAAGCGCGCCGTCTTGGCTATAACGTAGAGATGCTGATCGTCGGCGACGATATTTCGCTGCCGGATAATAAACAGCCGCGCGGCATCGCCGGGACTATTCTGGTGCATAAGGTAGCGGGCTATTTCGCCGAGCGCGGCTTCAACCTCGCCACCGTCCTGCGTGAAGCGCAATACGCCGCCAACCATACCGCCAGCATCGGGGTGGCGCTGGCCAGCTGTCACCTGCCGCAGGAAGCGGAAAGCGCGCCGCGCCATCAGCCCGGCCACGCCGAGCTGGGGATGGGCATCCACGGCGAACCGGGAGCCTCGACGATCGCGACCCATAACAGCGCGGAAATCATGCAGATTATGGTAGAGAAGCTGACCGCCGCCCTACCTGAAACCGGCCGCCTGGCGGTGATGCTCAATAATCTCGGCGGCGTGTCGGTGGCCGAGATGGCGATTCTGACCCGCGAGCTGGCCAATACCCCACTCCATGCACGCATTGACTGGTTGATTGGCCCGGCTTCGCTGGTAACGGCGCTGGATATGAAAGGCTTCTCGCTGACCACTATCGTGCTGGAAGAGAGCATCGAAAAGGCGCTGCTGTCGGATGTCGAAACCGCCAGTTGGCAGAAGCCGGTGCAGCCGAGGGCTGTTAATATCATGCCGTCCGCGCTCGCCAGCGCACGCGTCGCCTTTACGCCATCGGCCAACCCGCAGGTGGGCGATTTCGTGGCGCAGGTGACCAGCACCCTCTCCGGCCTCGAAACCCATCTCAACGCGCTTGACGCCAAAGTGGGCGACGGCGATACCGGCTCCACTTTCGCCGCCGGCGCGCGTGAGATTGCCGCTCTATTGCAACGCCAGCAACTGCCGCTCAATGATTTACCCACGCTGTTCGCGCTAATTGGCGAACGCCTGACGGTAGTGATGGGCGGCTCCAGCGGCGTATTGATGTCGATTTTCTTCACCGCCGCCGGGCAGAAGCTGGAGCAAGGCGCCAGCATGGCGGAAGCGCTGAACGCCGGTCTGGGGCAGATGAAATTTTACGGCGGCGCCGATGAGGGCGACCGGACGATGATTGACGCTCTACAGCCGGCGCTGGCGGCGCTGCTGGCCGAACCGGATAATCTGCAGGCCGCTTTTGTCGCGGCGCAGGCCGGCGCGGATCGCACCTGCCAGTCGAGCAAAGCCGGCGCCGGACGCGCCTCCTATCTCAACAGCGAGAGCCTGCTCGGCAATATGGACCCCGGCGCCCACGCGGTGGCGATGGTGTTTAAGGCGCTGGCAGAACACTAA